The Oscillospiraceae bacterium genome contains a region encoding:
- a CDS encoding site-specific integrase: WIGYVMVDELGNLIKPDYITESFPRLLKRHGMRRIRFHDLRHTSASLLLSRGVPLKDIQFWLGHSDFSTTANTYAHLDSSSKKASLEALAGVVHF, translated from the coding sequence GTGGATCGGCTATGTTATGGTAGATGAGCTTGGAAATTTAATAAAGCCAGACTACATAACTGAGTCTTTCCCAAGACTACTAAAACGACACGGAATGCGACGGATAAGATTTCATGACCTTCGACACACGAGTGCTTCGCTGCTTCTCAGCAGAGGAGTACCGCTGAAGGATATCCAGTTCTGGCTCGGACACAGCGATTTTTCTACAACAGCAAATACATATGCTCATCTTGATTCAAGTTCAAAAAAGGCATCTTTAGAAGCGCTAGCCGGAGTGGTACACTTTTAA